A genome region from Coffea arabica cultivar ET-39 chromosome 7e, Coffea Arabica ET-39 HiFi, whole genome shotgun sequence includes the following:
- the LOC113698284 gene encoding receptor-like protein EIX2 → MGIVYLILKTIVAVLSCVKSSALSSSQGNLVVRCNESEKSALVKFREDFSNSMDRFSSWITEEDCCNWRGVMCSNKTGQWHVTMLDLHGHGPAESSQGNQVSDSLLDLPYLSYLDLSSNNFLQGQVPEFIGSLKNLEYLNLSNANFRGMIPDHLGNLSQLQYLDLSGNEYALRANKLDWLHGLSSLKVLELGGVDLSLVVNWLDAVNMLPSLVKLGFFACELNTLPLRLSAINFTQLQILDLSFNKFNSPMPYWLFNISQSLSVINFRRSQLRGSIPDAFESMSYLTIFDLSDNYLTGEFPKTLGLIADDDNSTRPSLRELYLSNNQLKGSLPPSIAQLSELEVLDLASNSMDGVITEDFLNFSHLQVLVLSSNSFMVNISSDWTPPFDLDTIGLQSCQIGPDFPRWLQTQKDFVSIDISSNNISGIVPDWFWNISMKVEYMNLSSNNLGGKLPDFSSKLNLSVLDMSNNSFFGPLPHFSLSMMSLILAENMITGTISPICESLVVNNSLSYLDLSLNALSGTIPDCWTQGNNLVVLNLAYNELSGMIPNSTGHLVHLKALILGKNALSGELPASLKYLTNLYVLDLGLNNLSGKIPEWIGENMGNLMILRLSDNEFDGNIPLQLCQLKDLKYFNLAGNSLSGKIPRCIDNFLTMAMVEADKSFIYDPYTVYRKTLLNVLIRMNPVSSKFMVFDLALNHLSGDIPGEITSLVGLTFLSLSNNNLTGEIPPDVGSMKLLEYLYLSRNSLSCSIPTSISLLHSLAHFNLSFNNLSGKIPSGFQIASLDASSFIGNQHLCGLPLTEDCSKPLYNDFSCRIENKGLQDEVKNDGFEVTSFYFGLAAGFAVSFWAFWITLLLSRSCRYAYFQFLDKWSDKIYVMIAIKVARLRNKQA, encoded by the coding sequence ATGGGAATTGTATACTTGATTCTTAAGACTATTGTGGCTGTACTTTCTTGTGTTAAGTCAAGTGCATTGAGCTCAAGCCAAGGCAATCTAGTTGTTCGTTgcaatgaaagtgaaaaaagtGCTTTGGTCAAGTTCAGAGAAGATTTCAGTAATTCAATGGACCGTTTTTCCTCTTGGATTACTGAAGAAGATTGCTGCAACTGGAGAGGTGTGATGTGCAGTAATAAAACTGGTCAATGGCATGTTACAATGCTCGATCTTCATGGTCATGGTCCAGCTGAGAGCTCGCAAGGTAATCAAGTAAGTGATTCTTTACTTGACTTGCCATATTTAAGCTACCTGGACTTGAGTTCTAATAATTTTCTTCAGGGACAGGTTCCTGAATTTATTGGTTCTCTGAAAAATCTAGAGTATCTAAACCTGTCTAATGCCAATTTTCGAGGAATGATTCCTGATCATCTTGGGAACCTTTCCCAGTTGCAATACCTTGATCTGAGTGGTAATGAATATGCTCTTAGAGCAAACAAGCTTGACTGGCTTCATGGTCTCTCCTCCTTGAAAGTACTGGAATTAGGTGGTGTGGATCTCAGTTTGGTTGTTAATTGGCTTGATGCTGTTAACATGTTACCTTCTCTGGTGAAGTTAGGATTTTTTGCCTGTGAACTCAACACACTTCCCTTGAGACTATCTGCTATAAATTTCACACAGCTTCAGATTCTTGATCTCTCTTTTAACAAATTCAATTCACCCATGCCATATTGGCTCTTCAATATCAGCCAGAGTCTTAGCGTCATTAATTTTCGAAGAAGTCAGTTGCGAGGTTCCATCCCTGATGCTTTTGAAAGCATGAGTTACCTCACCATTTTTGATCTTTCAGACAACTATCTGACAGGAGAGTTTCCCAAAACGTTAGGCTTGATCGCAGATGACGACAATAGTACAAGGCCATCGTTGAGAGAATTGTATCTCTCCAATAATCAACTTAAGGGGTCTCTTCCACCAAGCATTGCACAGCTTTCAGAATTAGAAGTCCTGGATCTTGCTTCGAATTCCATGGATGGTGTAATTACTGAAGATTTTCTGAATTTTAGTCACTTGCAAGTATTAGTTTTGTCTTCTAATTCATTTATGGTCAATATCAGCTCAGATTGGACACCTCCTTTTGACCTTGATACCATAGGGTTGCAGTCTTGCCAAATAGGTCCGGATTTTCCCAGATGGCTACAAACACAGAAAGACTTCGTGTCAATTGATATTTCCAGCAATAACATTTCAGGCATTGTGCCTGATTGGTTTTGGAATATCTCAATGAAGGTTGAGTACATGAATCTGTCATCTAACAATCTAGGAGGAAAACTGCCAGATTTTTCATCAAAACTTAATCTTTCTGTACTAGACATGAGCAACAACAGTTTTTTTGGTCCCTTGCCTCATTTTTCTTTGAGCATGATGTCCCTAATTCTAGCTGAAAATATGATCACTGGAACCATATCCCCTATATGTGAATCTCTTGTTGTGAATAACTCTTTGAGTTATCTAGATTTATCATTGAATGCCTTGTCTGGAACCATTCCTGACTGCTGGACTCAAGGGAATAACTTGGTTGTTCTGAATTTGGCATACAATGAATTATCTGGCATGATACCAAACTCAACTGGACATTTAGTTCATCTCAAGGCACTGATCCTTGGTAAAAATGCTCTCTCTGGTGAACTTCCTGCATCATTGAAGTACTTGACAAATTTATATGTCCTGGATCTTGGACTCAATAATCTATCTGGCAAAATACCAGAATGGATTGGGGAAAATATGGGAAATCTGATGATTCTCCGGTTATCAGACAACGAATTTGATGGAAACATCCCATTGCAGCTATGCCAACTTAAAGACCTTAAATACTTTAACCTTGCTGGCAATTCTTTATCAGGAAAGATTCCAAGGTGTATTGACAATTTTCTTACCATGGCTATGGTGGAGGCAGACAAATCTTTTATCTATGACCCCTACACAGTATATAGGAAGACTCTGTTGAACGTATTGATCAGAATGAATCCTGTCAGTTCAAAGTTCATGGTTTTTGATCTTGCACTGAATCATTTATCAGGAGATATCCCTGGAGAAATCACCAGCCTTGTTGGCTTGACTTTCTTAAGTTTGTCAAACAACAATCTTACAGGAGAAATTCCACCTGATGTTGGTTCAATGAAATTGTTGGAGTATCTTTATCTCTCCAGGAATTCGCTGTCTTGCTCAATTCCCACCAGCATATCTCTTCTTCATTCTCTTGCTCATTTTAACTTGTCGTTTAACAACTTGTCAGGAAAGATTCCCTCTGGCTTCCAAATTGCTTCTCTTGATGCATCATCATTTATTGGCAATCAACACCTTTGTGGGCTTCCCCTCACTGAAGACTGCTCGAAACCTCTCTACAACGATTTTTCTTGCAGGATTGAGAACAAGGGCTTACAAGATGAAGTAAAAAATGATGGTTTTGAAGTAACATCTTTCTATTTTGGTCTGGCAGCGGGATTTGCTGTTAGCTTCTGGGCATTTTGGATCACTTTGCTGCTGTCAAGATCCTGTCGATATGCATACTTCCAATTTTTGGACAAATGGAGCGACAAGATTTATGTGATGATAGCTATTAAGGTTGCCAGATTGAGAAATAAGCAAGCTTGA
- the LOC113700593 gene encoding citrate-binding protein-like, whose product MTSFSSTFLQFAILQFLLYKVLCCEGPVDPSKGFISLPFNTSFYHIQKPYDVPVDQRYKFVDGVHYLWVFSTDKPHTPTSHTKPRTEIGIQGYNYSSGVWQFDFYVPSGTSGVCIMQVFGATAPHATTLMLRVYNGSLFYYTDSVLVPSVYDKWFHLNVVQDVLAAKVKVFIDGCLKIVADGRGGTSHTFKCGVYAQNDDSYRMESRWKNIEILKIRD is encoded by the exons ATGACATCTTTTTCCTCAACCTTCTTGCAATTTGCCATTCTCCAATTCCTCTTGTACAAGGTCCTCTGCTGTGAAGGACCTGTGGATCCATCCAAGGGCTTCATTTCTTTGCCTTTTAATACATCATTTTACCACATTCAGAAACCATATGATGTGCCTGTAGATCAAAGATACAAGTTCGTAGATGGAGTTCACTATTTGTGGGTATTTTCAACCGATAAACCACACACTCCCACTAGTCATACAAAACCTCGAACTGAGATTGGGATACAG GGGTATAACTATTCTTCAGGTGTTTGGCAATTTGATTTTTACGTGCCATCGGGGACATCAGGTGTCTGCATCATGCAAGTTTTCGGGGCAACTGCTCCTCATGCCACAACTCTGATGCTTAGGGTTTACAATGGCTCACTCTTTTACTATACTGATTCTGTTCTGGTTCCAAGCGTCTATGACAAGTGGTTTCATCTCAATGTGGTTCAAGATGTTTTAGCTGCAAAGGTGAAGGTTTTCATTGATGGTTGTCTAAAGATTGTCGCAGATGGCCGTGGAGGCACCTCACATACTTTCAAATGTGGTGTTTATGCTCAAAATGATGATTCTTATCGCATGGAATCACGATGGAAGAACATCGAAATTCTAAAAATAAGAGATTGA